The region tatttttgactcagcagattttgttatatttccagaagatctttaataaatctatgaaacaaccaaaatacATGACTGTTTTTAGTGTCAAAGATtcatgtgtttcaatgattccattatagaaaattcagagttataggagtcattggaaactcaagactaagatgatatacatggtctttagAAGTGGAAGAAAGCTTTTGCTCATGGCTGTAGGTCTGCAGAGTTCAGTTGATCCTTTACAAAGATACAGTGTGGACAGGCGACCAGCAGAGACATGTGTCTGTTTCACCATCAGAGTGCAGCATGAAGGTGGTTCTGTATCCACTCCACATATTTAGCCACTCTGGTGTAGACTCCATACACCCTCTGACTCCCGCACTCCTCCGGCCCTCCCCAGGACACCAACCCAAACACCACCCACCTCCGGCTGACCTGGTCTTCCATCACGAACGCCCCCCCGCTGTCCCCGAGGCAGGTGTCCCTCCCCCCCTCAAAGAAACCGGCGCAGAACATGTTGTCGGTGATGTTGTAGCTGACGGAGCGCGAGGTGTAGCTTGCCTGGCACTCGTCCTGAGAAACCACCGGCAGCTTCACGTACTGCAGGAGGTCGGAGGTCATCCCGAGGTCAGCGACCGAGgcggggtcagaggtcagagtggaggaggaggaggaggaggaggaagatgaggtgTTGGGTCTGGAGATTCCCCAACCAGCGACTACACCCAGAGAGTTGGGGAGAGGTGCAGGGGGGTCATCCTGTGGGAGGcgagaggtcagaggtcaaccagcagaaagttcaaacaaacATGTGCACCATCATTTTTATACAAGAGGATGTTTGCCATTTCTAAAAAATGTCCTTGCTTGctgaaaacttaaaaataatgtcagtttttcagttcagttcagtaaatttatttcaaacctACACACAGCTACCccgacaacaaacacaaaaatacatccCGGCCCGAAAAGGGGATGGATGAAGCAAAAGCTGTTAAATTTCCAACCCCAATCTTGTCGTCACATCTCAAGAGTCTAAAGTCTCAGTAGACTCTAGTAAACTTAAAATTGTCCAGATGAAAAACAATCCAATGAAAAATGTTCTACATCACTAACACAAATGTAAAAGAAGCAAATGACTTGGTCCAAATCCTGGACGAAACCCCAAATAATCACTGGAAACACATTTGCAACAGtcatcaggaggtatagaaagAGTTATAGTGCCACTAATCATGGCTGCAGTGGTCATTCTCCTAAactgactccacagacagtaaaCTACTTTCACCATCTGGCTGTGGAAAATAGACTTTGTATGAAGCTCAGACACTTCAGAACATCGACATCTATGGACAGAGGACCCTCACCTCCTGTTCTGCACAAAACTGTAAGATGAAAGTTTGCTAAAGAACATGAAACGAAGTCTAATGAATGTTAGGGTTAGATAGATttgttgggctcagatggagtccaaaatgtttggtgtgaaccttaccaggactaccacagtgaatacATAGTCCTGACAGTAAAACACGGAGGTGTTAGCGTAATGGTATGGGGCTGCATGAAGGGTGTTGTGGAGATGAGATTGAATGTGAATGTCTGTGCATCTTGACATTGAAGAACGTCCTCTAAGTTCTTAACCTGTCCTGTATTATCTGTTAGCTGTAGTGTTTATCTCACCTGTCTGAGTGGCGCTGGAAGACAGACGGGACGAACCACCTGGTTAAAGTCCACCTGGTCACTCAGCCTCAGCAGGGCAATGTCGTTGTTGTAGTTGTTGGGTTGGAAGTCCAGATGGAGGAAGATCTGGTCCACCGAGCGGTTGGTGGCCAGACGTTTGTCTCTGGAGTTGTGGAGACCGAGGAAGACCTGGAGGACAGAGACATAGACACAAACTGGTCCATGCAACTGATCAGTTACCGACAAGAACCAATCACCATGAGGACACCTGCAAGGTGGTCAAACTGTGGGCCAATCAGAGGAGCTaatacacaacaacaaactTCAGCCTCATCTTCCCAGCTCACCAGCAGAGGACGTTTGGCGTCTGTTTTCTGATATCACCCACTACAATACTGCTGTCTACAGGTTAAATTTGCACAGAGCCCATCTAAGTTGGGATGATTTCAGAAACTGAAAATTCGGCTGGTTCCTCAAAgttaagctaacattagctaacattagcaatcAAAATGCAAATTCACAATTTGACTTCATCCTCCCATTCCAGTAACTCAACATTCCTGTTTTCAAAATTCCCTTAACAACAACAATCTCCAAGCCTCaacataaacactgaaaatgttaaGATTTGCTGAAGGTTTAGATTTTCCATGAAGACAACCCTACTAGTTGTTCTCAGATAATTAGCCATTTTAACGAATGCATTTGTCTacttgcatgcaaatgttccatcaAAACAATTTCCCCGTCATTTATCTTAGTAAACACCGTTGCTTCATCCTGTCATACTTCTGCATTTGATTGGTTTAAAGGAACACCAGAGCTTATTTCCCTATATGACAAATAATGagatgcagtcagaccattctacacagacCTGCATCAGtgctgtagaatggtctgactatgTGCGACTACGGCAGTTTAAAACAGCTTTGACAACCAACCAGCAAGCATATTTAAACTATAAACAATGACTGATATTAGAAAACAGACCGTAAACATCTGGTGCCTTCAAATCTCGTCTTTCACTTCTTATTATTTGATATGaattagggatgtccgatattgaCCTTTTTGCCATAAACTGATATGCTGATATTGTCtaactctcaatttccgattccaATATCAACTGATACCGATGTGGACTATTTAAgtaattttaggcaacatcacatatctcctgtcgtggaattaacacattttctgtCCTACACCAAATCTTCCTCTCAGATCCTGCGTGTGTCTCACGGCCAAAGCATGGGCGCTAGCAGCCCTGTGTCCGTCAGGTGCAGTTACTGCGGCCACACTTTCCACACTTCATGATgcagtttgatgatgtcatcatttaAGCATGGTAAATGCCGGCGAAATCCAGAAATTATATTATCAGTTTTCtttatagacaaaaaaaaccgaTGAtgatattgaccgatattacatttttatgccaatatctgGCCGATATTGCACGTCCAATAATATCGGCCCGAtattatcggacatccctaatATGACTGTTTGAGTTTGCAAACAGAATGTGCAAATGTAATAATCTTCAAGTTTGTAAATTCCACATAATCTTTCTCTTTGACTTCAAATTTACATAAACAAGTGTGACTGTTTCCATCAACTACAAACTCCTCAGTaacagatgtttgttttgtacCAGTAACACCTTCAAAACCAAACCTGAGGATGCTCGTCTTTGACCATCTAAACCGAATAGCAGAGAATCTTGTTGACACAGGAACATGtgtgaaggtaaaaaaaacaaaaccgaacatacattttcttcatgtttaaagaTAATCAAGTCTCCTCTGACCTTGACATGGTCGGGGGCCACAGGGACGACGCTGGTGTCCCTCCTCTGGGACCTCAGGACGTGGGCAGCGGTCAGGACCCAGGAGTCCGACAGTAGAGCTCCAGAACCGAACCAACGATCTTCAGGAACCCGGGACAGATCCTCCACGCTGAGCAGCACCTGCCAGGGGAAGAGACCCGGCTCAGCACTCCGACCGCCGACGATCCGCTTCACCTGAGCAGGAAGTGAGCGGGACGGACGACCACAGGCTAGAGGACGGACAGCAAACAAAcaggtaaacagacagacaggtaaataaacagataaacaaacaggtaaacagacagacaggtaaataaacagataaacaaacaggtaaacagacagacaggtaaataaacagataaacaaacaggtaaacagacagacaggtaaataaacagataaacaggtaaacagacagacaggtaaataaacagataaacaaacaggTAAACAGATAGACAGgtaaataaacagataaacaaacaggtaaacagacatACCTGGCAGACAGGTGGGAAGTTCGGTTCTTCCTTCTGAATCGATCCAGTCTCCGTTCTCACCACACCTGTATGAACCTACAtcacacaacaataaaacatttgtcagcCATAAATCTTTCTGACTGATCTGTTACACTGTAAATTTATGCTATTAACATGCCTTAAAGTAAACTAGGCTCCTCTTACTGTTGGTCCGCTGGACGCCATCCTCCCTGCACACGTAGTGAACCGTTGCTCCAAACAGCGTGCTGTTGTCATGGTCACCAAACACCATGTCGGCCATGTCGACCACCTTTGGACTCCCACAATCCACCACTGTGACAGACAGGAGACAGACCAACCAGCTTTCAGTCTCAGCGGACCGCACCCAAACCAGACCCACAACTACACTTAAAAAGACCCAAAACTACAAGTAAACCGGATCCAAAACTACACTTAAAAAACACCCCAACCAGACCCAAAACTACACTTAAAAATACCTCAAACTGCACCCAAATGAAACCCAAAGTTACACTTTAAAAAGACCTAAAACTACACTCAAACCAGACGCAAAACTACAACCAAACTAGACCTAAAATTACACTTAAAAAGACccaaaaattacactaaaactATATCCAAACCAGACCCAAAACTACACCTAAACCAGACCCTAAACTACAACAAAACCAGACCCAAAACTACAACCAAACTAGACCTCAAACTACACCCAAACTAAACCCAAAACTACACATAATCCAAACACAATACTACACCTAAACTATATCCAAACTAcagctaaaacaaaaacaaaaatatattaaaactgCCCCTAAATCAGACCTGAACAAAACTCAAAACTGCACTTGGACTAGACCTAAACCCGACCCAAAACTAAACCTAAGCTCCACCCAAACCTGAACTAAAACCAGACTTAATCCTCAAACCACATCCAAAAAGGAACCCCAAAATGTGAGATATTATGTTAGAATTCATAGACTGTTAAATTTATTACGTGATTTGATTATCTGATTTTTgattaataaactgaaattgaTCTAATTAACGGCAGATGATGAAAGAGAAGGTTGGATGAGGTGTGATTATTTGGAATTAATGGGATGAGACGATATATTAAACATGAACTGATATAAAAGCCGTACCTCTGCACATCTTCATCATCCTGCAGGTCGGTCACAACCTCTCAGGCACCAGGACTCAAAGAACTTAAAAGTGTAAACTTTCTGTTTGTCATCCAGACATTTAGTGATGTTTACAGACAGATTCAAGCAGATCTCATAAAAACTGGTCTGAGTTTTAAAAGTGTTTATGTTCGTTTAAAGGAAGTTCTGTTGGATTTCAGTCGCATTCAGGATTCAGAACTGGGGTTAAGGAGAGATCCGGCAGATTTCTCTCCAAATGTGATCCATGTGTGGAACTACAACTAAACCAGACCAAGAATGACACCCGAAACCTGATTTAAACAAGAACCAAAATTACACCTAAAGCTAGATATaaaccagacaaaaaatacaacttaaacATACCCAAAACTGTGCTTACAACATACCCACAATTTTAGCTACACTAGGCCTAAATCACACTCAAAACTACACTTAAACCAGACTCAAACCAGTTCCAAAACTAGTCTTGAACGGAACAATAAACCAGACCAGAAAGTACACCTAAACATACCCGAAACTGCACCAAACCAGGCCTAAACCAGACCCAAAACTACACCTAAAAGATACCCAACACGACACCTAAACCAGACAATAAACTACACCTGAAACGATACCTGAAGCAGACACTAAACCAGACTCAGAGCAGT is a window of Acanthochromis polyacanthus isolate Apoly-LR-REF ecotype Palm Island chromosome 13, KAUST_Apoly_ChrSc, whole genome shotgun sequence DNA encoding:
- the masp1 gene encoding mannan-binding lectin serine protease 1 isoform X2, which encodes MTELMDPISSRLVLILPLFSLGFGDQLLSEMFGSLQSPNFPDPYPRETDLRWNISVPDGFQIKLYFSHFDLEPSYLCEYDYVKVEAEGEVLALFCGREDSDTESVPSQQIITSPRNFLSLQFSSDFSNEERFSGFMAHYSAVDVDECSDQRDEDLLCDHFCHNYIGGYYCSCRYGYLLHSDNRTCRVECSGGVFRERSGVLSSVDFPSPYPKSSECSYRIEVDEGFKLRLQFDSSFDVEDHPDVSCPYDYVKIQAGSSEFGPFCGNRSPGTIETSSNVVNVQFNSDNSGENTGWRLTYTAIGSQCPVPEAPPNVLMNPVQSEYSFKDHVLFTCEPGYRLLQDGEFLDHLQINCLVDGSWSGRPPRCQMVDCGSPKVVDMADMVFGDHDNSTLFGATVHYVCREDGVQRTNSSYRCGENGDWIDSEGRTELPTCLPACGRPSRSLPAQVKRIVGGRSAEPGLFPWQVLLSVEDLSRVPEDRWFGSGALLSDSWVLTAAHVLRSQRRDTSVVPVAPDHVKVFLGLHNSRDKRLATNRSVDQIFLHLDFQPNNYNNDIALLRLSDQVDFNQVVRPVCLPAPLRQDDPPAPLPNSLGVVAGWGISRPNTSSSSSSSSSSTLTSDPASVADLGMTSDLLQYVKLPVVSQDECQASYTSRSVSYNITDNMFCAGFFEGGRDTCLGDSGGAFVMEDQVSRRWVVFGLVSWGGPEECGSQRVYGVYTRVAKYVEWIQNHLHAAL